The following are from one region of the Candidatus Obscuribacterales bacterium genome:
- a CDS encoding twin-arginine translocase TatA/TatE family subunit translates to MLNSPVDIALLFGVALLIFGPKKLPEIGKALGQGIGNFKRSMTEAKDEVTHALKAEDSKNPPTGSPVEPETSTPAGTSDANR, encoded by the coding sequence ATGCTTAACAGCCCAGTAGACATTGCACTTCTTTTCGGCGTCGCGCTCTTAATCTTCGGACCTAAGAAGTTACCGGAAATTGGCAAAGCCTTGGGACAGGGGATTGGCAACTTCAAACGCTCAATGACGGAAGCAAAAGACGAAGTCACTCATGCACTAAAGGCAGAGGACAGCAAAAATCCTCCGACAGGCTCACCAGTAGAGCCGGAGACATCAACCCCGGCAGGGACCTCTGACGCTAATCGATAG
- the uvrB gene encoding excinuclease ABC subunit UvrB has translation MAKFEVISKFTPSGDQPKAISELSAGIAKGARFQTLLGVTGSGKTMTMAHVIKETQMPALILAHNKTLAAQLVNEMRDFFPNNSVEYFISYYDYYQPESYIPSTDTFIEKEANINEEIDRLRHSTTRSLWERDDVIVVASISCIYGLGVPERYLSAAVEIKKGQNLDRNDLLKQLVGIYYERNDIVVERARFRARGEIVEVYPAHEERIIRVEFFGDEVERLAFVNPVTGEIEELPDVVRIYPAKHYVADELELDRAIEQIELELNERLGELVSENKLVEAQRLKQRTRFDIEMLKEVGYCNGIENYSRILEGRTPGDPPQTLVDYFVRKFGQDGFLTFIDESHVTLPQLQGMYHGDRSRKDVLIEYGFRLPCARDNRPLTSEEFWNKVGKTIFVSATPGDRELGVSQNVVEQVIRPTGLVDPEVEVRPIQGQIDDLIKEIKTRSAKGERVLVTTLTKRMAEDLTEYLQELGIRVRWLHSDVKALERIELLRDLRLGTFDVLVGVNLLREGLDLPEVSLVAIMEADKEGFLRAERSLIQTIGRAARNAAGQVVLYADRMTDSMDKAITETRRRRERQTAYNIEHNITPQTIVKETTNSLLETLRGREILPKPINKEALEAQADELGKDLAKAIKKMEEQMKQAARDLDFETAAQLRDQLKVLQELAAKKRRKGGN, from the coding sequence ATGGCCAAATTTGAAGTAATCTCAAAGTTCACGCCATCCGGAGATCAGCCAAAAGCTATAAGCGAGCTATCTGCAGGGATAGCAAAAGGTGCTCGCTTTCAGACGCTACTTGGTGTAACCGGTTCAGGCAAAACAATGACAATGGCGCATGTCATCAAAGAGACCCAAATGCCTGCTCTTATTTTGGCGCACAACAAGACTTTGGCGGCACAACTCGTTAATGAGATGCGCGATTTTTTCCCAAATAACTCTGTCGAATACTTCATAAGCTACTACGACTATTACCAACCGGAATCGTACATTCCTTCAACCGATACTTTCATTGAGAAAGAAGCCAATATCAATGAAGAGATAGACAGACTGCGTCACTCAACCACACGGTCGCTTTGGGAAAGAGATGACGTAATTGTTGTTGCTTCAATAAGCTGTATATACGGTCTTGGAGTACCTGAGCGATATTTGTCGGCAGCCGTTGAGATCAAGAAGGGGCAGAACCTCGATCGCAATGATTTATTGAAACAATTGGTAGGCATTTACTATGAACGCAATGACATCGTCGTTGAGCGTGCGCGCTTTAGAGCGCGTGGGGAGATAGTCGAAGTTTATCCCGCTCACGAAGAAAGAATAATTCGTGTTGAATTTTTTGGCGATGAAGTCGAGCGCCTTGCATTTGTTAACCCGGTTACCGGCGAGATTGAAGAATTGCCGGATGTTGTACGCATATATCCAGCCAAGCACTATGTAGCAGACGAGTTGGAATTAGATAGAGCAATTGAACAAATAGAATTGGAATTGAACGAGCGCCTTGGAGAACTCGTCAGCGAGAATAAATTAGTTGAAGCTCAACGCCTGAAACAACGTACTCGCTTCGATATCGAAATGCTCAAAGAAGTAGGCTATTGCAACGGCATTGAGAACTACTCGCGTATTCTTGAAGGTCGCACTCCCGGCGATCCTCCGCAGACTTTAGTTGATTATTTTGTGCGCAAGTTCGGACAAGACGGCTTCCTTACCTTTATAGACGAGTCTCACGTGACTTTGCCGCAATTGCAGGGCATGTACCACGGCGATAGATCACGCAAGGATGTCCTTATCGAATATGGATTCCGTTTACCTTGCGCCCGCGATAACAGGCCACTAACCTCAGAAGAATTTTGGAACAAAGTCGGCAAGACAATATTTGTTTCCGCAACACCAGGCGATCGCGAATTAGGCGTCAGCCAAAACGTAGTTGAGCAAGTAATTAGGCCCACAGGCTTAGTAGACCCGGAAGTCGAAGTACGTCCTATCCAAGGTCAAATCGATGATTTGATCAAAGAAATAAAAACCCGTTCGGCCAAAGGTGAAAGAGTACTTGTAACTACTTTGACCAAGCGCATGGCAGAAGACTTAACAGAATATCTACAAGAGCTTGGTATTAGGGTGCGTTGGTTGCACAGCGATGTAAAAGCTTTAGAACGCATTGAATTGCTTCGTGATTTACGATTGGGTACTTTTGACGTGTTAGTTGGCGTCAACCTATTGAGAGAGGGTTTGGACTTGCCGGAAGTTTCCCTTGTGGCAATTATGGAAGCAGACAAAGAAGGCTTCCTACGCGCAGAAAGATCACTAATTCAAACTATAGGCCGCGCCGCACGTAATGCCGCCGGACAAGTTGTCTTATATGCCGACCGCATGACGGACTCCATGGACAAAGCAATTACAGAAACTAGAAGACGGCGTGAAAGACAAACTGCCTACAATATAGAACACAACATAACACCGCAGACAATCGTCAAAGAAACAACCAATAGCTTGTTGGAGACACTGCGCGGCAGGGAAATCCTGCCCAAACCGATCAATAAGGAAGCGCTTGAAGCTCAAGCTGACGAATTGGGCAAAGACCTAGCCAAGGCCATCAAGAAGATGGAAGAGCAAATGAAGCAAGCAGCACGGGATTTGGACTTTGAAACTGCCGCCCAGCTGCGCGATCAATTAAAAGTATTACAGGAACTAGCAGCCAAAAAACGTCGAAAGGGCGGCAATTAA
- the glyS gene encoding glycine--tRNA ligase subunit beta → MANYLLEIGTEELPADHVGEALERLETLLGDALRQANLSFQGIKTYGTPRRLAVIVTGLPDKQETIHKKVKGPPVKSSLDASGKPLPPAQGFAAKQGLKFEDLQQEEVGGVTYLMANVTIAGQSSSNVIAEIIPTIIGQLSGERLMRWADLEFKFSRPIRWIVSLMDKNVVPFSLANLTAGRNSFGHRILAPGTIEITSPETYIEQLKTKKVLVDKEDRQKVVAEQVVARCKELKGQPRQLKGSLLSEVTNITEWPSAVIGSFAVEYLDLPDTLIETIMVHHQRYFPVEDTSGKLLPNFISIANNDLKEAEPQIRAGNERVLRARLADGRFFYFDDQKVKLSDHKNDLGQLTFHEGLGSYSDKQQRLVDAAKLLGGEISLNAEQKICLERTMELCKLDLVTSLVRELPELQGFVGSWYALKQSEPPQVAAAIASHYAPRSTDDSIPADVVGRLAAVLDKLDNLTGVFLLGKRATGSSDPYILRRQAQGLIDILVEEKQYRINTSKLMDWLSTQFYPYIETAKRQKRSKKNNDLIEVNAGDQILDTQIKKDVSDLREFLLVRLKTKLTDKGFKREAIEAVLASGDPLSDVTDVIERLSCLEEVMGENGGIAVVRAGVRVGNIISADSPETVNEGLFGEESEKALWQSFNKEVVSVWGNGATLKKPANKDEYRQLMNLLSKIAQPIDRLFDEVLVNDPDKAKRDNRHALLKNVDRYFKTVADFPKLQPLL, encoded by the coding sequence ATGGCTAACTACTTACTGGAAATTGGAACTGAAGAACTCCCGGCAGATCACGTGGGCGAAGCGCTTGAACGCTTGGAAACACTGCTTGGCGATGCCCTTAGGCAAGCCAATCTTAGCTTTCAAGGGATTAAGACTTACGGCACCCCACGCCGATTAGCCGTCATCGTCACAGGACTGCCGGACAAGCAGGAAACCATCCACAAGAAGGTCAAGGGACCACCTGTTAAGTCCTCACTCGATGCCAGTGGTAAACCACTTCCGCCGGCACAGGGGTTTGCCGCCAAGCAAGGTCTCAAATTCGAAGACCTCCAACAAGAAGAAGTGGGTGGTGTCACTTATCTCATGGCAAATGTCACTATTGCCGGTCAGTCATCATCCAACGTAATAGCCGAAATAATACCTACGATAATCGGGCAACTTTCAGGCGAGCGTCTCATGCGCTGGGCGGATTTGGAATTCAAATTCTCACGTCCAATTCGCTGGATAGTTTCGTTGATGGACAAAAACGTAGTGCCGTTTTCGCTGGCAAATTTAACCGCCGGTCGCAACTCTTTTGGTCATCGCATTTTGGCTCCAGGAACAATTGAAATTACTTCCCCGGAAACTTACATCGAGCAACTGAAAACAAAGAAAGTGCTCGTTGATAAAGAAGACAGACAGAAAGTAGTTGCCGAGCAAGTAGTTGCACGGTGCAAGGAATTAAAGGGCCAACCAAGACAATTGAAAGGCTCATTGCTTTCAGAAGTAACTAATATCACCGAATGGCCATCAGCCGTCATTGGGTCCTTTGCTGTCGAGTACTTGGATCTTCCAGATACTCTTATTGAAACTATTATGGTGCACCACCAGCGCTATTTCCCTGTTGAAGATACAAGCGGCAAACTCTTGCCCAACTTCATTTCCATCGCCAATAACGACTTGAAAGAAGCCGAACCTCAAATACGTGCCGGCAACGAAAGAGTGCTTCGCGCCAGACTGGCTGACGGACGCTTTTTCTACTTTGACGATCAAAAGGTCAAACTAAGCGATCACAAAAATGATCTTGGTCAACTGACTTTCCATGAAGGACTAGGCAGTTATTCAGACAAACAACAAAGATTGGTTGATGCAGCCAAACTTTTAGGCGGCGAAATATCGCTTAACGCCGAACAAAAGATTTGCTTAGAACGCACGATGGAATTATGCAAGCTCGACTTGGTTACAAGTCTTGTTCGTGAATTACCGGAGTTACAAGGCTTTGTCGGCTCCTGGTATGCCCTCAAACAATCAGAGCCACCACAGGTAGCGGCAGCTATTGCCTCGCATTATGCTCCTCGCTCAACTGATGACAGCATCCCTGCCGATGTAGTCGGGCGCCTGGCGGCAGTATTGGACAAGCTGGATAACTTAACCGGCGTCTTTTTACTGGGCAAACGTGCGACAGGCTCAAGCGACCCATATATTTTGCGCCGCCAAGCACAAGGATTGATTGACATTCTGGTTGAGGAAAAACAATACCGTATCAACACGTCGAAGCTTATGGATTGGTTGTCGACACAGTTCTATCCGTATATAGAAACTGCCAAAAGACAAAAACGATCCAAAAAGAATAATGATCTCATAGAGGTAAACGCTGGGGACCAAATTCTAGACACTCAAATAAAAAAGGATGTTAGCGATCTTCGTGAATTTCTTTTGGTTAGATTAAAAACCAAACTTACAGACAAAGGATTTAAGCGCGAAGCAATTGAGGCAGTTTTAGCTTCCGGCGATCCCTTGTCCGATGTAACGGACGTCATTGAAAGACTGTCATGCCTTGAAGAAGTTATGGGCGAAAACGGCGGAATAGCAGTCGTGCGTGCCGGCGTGCGTGTCGGCAATATCATTTCGGCCGATTCGCCGGAAACAGTCAATGAAGGACTCTTTGGCGAAGAATCGGAAAAGGCATTGTGGCAATCGTTCAACAAAGAAGTTGTCTCCGTATGGGGCAATGGAGCCACATTGAAAAAACCCGCCAACAAAGATGAATATCGACAGTTGATGAATCTTTTGTCCAAAATAGCTCAGCCCATCGACAGATTATTCGATGAAGTACTAGTCAATGATCCGGACAAGGCTAAGCGCGACAACAGGCATGCTCTTTTGAAAAATGTGGACAGATATTTCAAAACAGTTGCCGATTTCCCCAAACTACAACCACTTCTATGA
- the rpoD gene encoding RNA polymerase sigma factor RpoD: protein MAKAKSLDSDRSMNNLLVEDENIAKRNELEELDLDDNDDFTIIDDMDDSMEDDDEPVELPTTRELATEDSVRLYLREIGRIQLLKPDEEIELARKILQGDMIAKRKLVQANLRLVVSIAKKYIGRGLSFLDLIQEGNLGLIRASEKFDHERGYKFSTYATWWIRQAITRALADKSRTIRVPVHMVETINKLKKVTRQLAQELNRKPTEQELAHAMDVSIAKLHEIIKAAKEPISLETPIGKEEDSRLGDFIEDAETDRPETTVTHELLRQDLAKMLNELTPRERDVLRLRFGLDDGRQRTLEEVGQLFAVTRERVRQIEFKALRKLRQPGRSSRLREYL, encoded by the coding sequence ATGGCCAAAGCAAAGTCTCTTGATAGCGACAGATCAATGAACAACCTCCTAGTAGAGGACGAGAACATTGCGAAGCGCAACGAACTCGAAGAACTTGATCTCGATGACAACGATGATTTCACTATTATCGATGACATGGACGATTCCATGGAAGACGACGACGAACCAGTCGAGCTTCCAACAACACGTGAACTTGCAACAGAAGATTCCGTCCGCCTCTACTTAAGAGAGATTGGCCGCATTCAACTTTTGAAGCCGGACGAAGAAATTGAACTCGCCCGTAAGATTCTGCAAGGCGACATGATTGCTAAGCGTAAATTGGTGCAAGCCAACCTGCGTCTTGTGGTATCAATCGCCAAGAAATACATCGGTCGTGGTTTGTCCTTCCTGGACTTGATTCAAGAAGGTAATTTGGGACTTATTCGCGCCTCTGAAAAATTCGATCACGAGCGTGGTTATAAGTTCTCCACATACGCCACATGGTGGATCCGCCAAGCCATCACCCGCGCTTTGGCTGACAAATCAAGAACCATTCGTGTACCTGTACACATGGTTGAAACAATCAACAAACTGAAGAAAGTAACAAGACAACTGGCACAAGAACTAAATAGAAAGCCAACTGAACAAGAATTGGCTCATGCTATGGATGTATCTATTGCCAAGTTGCACGAAATAATCAAGGCTGCCAAAGAGCCTATCTCCCTTGAAACACCAATTGGTAAGGAAGAAGATTCCCGCCTCGGTGATTTCATCGAAGATGCTGAAACCGACAGACCGGAAACAACAGTCACTCATGAACTTCTTCGCCAGGACTTGGCAAAGATGCTCAATGAACTGACACCACGCGAAAGAGATGTTTTGCGTCTGCGTTTTGGTTTGGATGATGGTCGTCAGCGTACATTAGAAGAAGTCGGTCAGTTGTTTGCCGTAACACGCGAACGCGTCCGCCAGATTGAATTCAAGGCCCTCAGAAAGCTAAGACAACCAGGACGTTCTTCACGCTTGCGCGAATATCTCTAA